In the Methanothermobacter marburgensis str. Marburg genome, ATGCCGCGCCCTCAAGGGATGGTGAGATGAGCCCACGGTCCATCATCAGGGTGCCTATCTCTGAACCATCCTGCGTGAGGATCTTCCTGTGGTATCTCCCCCTCACCCTGCAGTCATCGGGGATGATAACGTCTGCACCCTCCCCGAACTGGTATACTGCCACCGAGCGCAGCATATGGAGCATCCTTTTCCGTGCCCCTATCTTTTCATAGCCTTCAAGTTCCCTTCCAAGCCTGTGAATGGCCTCTGGAGAGGCGGGCCTTGAGGTGGTGGCTGTGGGGGTGAAGGCGTCAAGGTACTCCTCGCAGACCTCAAGGTACCCCCCATCAACATGGGCTATAACATCAAGGTCACCCACGTAGTCTCTTAGGAGTTCTCCTGAAAGTTTTTTCTCCTCATGGGACCATTCCCCAGTGGTTGAAACATCATATGATGAGATGGGGTGGGTGTTCTCCATCTCCCGGGGGCATATGCCGAAGGGTGATGTGAGTATGAGTTCCTGGAACCCCCTGGTGACCCTCATGAATTTCCTGTGGGACCTTGAGGTCGAGTAGGGCTTCTTCATGCTGCATGGGAGCACCACCACAACCTCCCC is a window encoding:
- a CDS encoding DUF5591 domain-containing protein: MKVICSIEESLHRPEAVRWRDRMKLMKPLGEVVVVLPCSMKKPYSTSRSHRKFMRVTRGFQELILTSPFGICPREMENTHPISSYDVSTTGEWSHEEKKLSGELLRDYVGDLDVIAHVDGGYLEVCEEYLDAFTPTATTSRPASPEAIHRLGRELEGYEKIGARKRMLHMLRSVAVYQFGEGADVIIPDDCRVRGRYHRKILTQDGSEIGTLMMDRGLISPSLEGAASIYSLGVKWVEIDFRLESNTLFAPGVVDADRGIIPGDEVVIVREGDVVGVGRAVLCGEEMVKAERGVAVRLRRRKSLK